The region CCAGTCCGCGTACAGATCGCGCGTGTGGGCGTCGAGGAACACCAGCCGGGCCATGTTGGGACGGTCGCCCGGCCGGTCCGGGCCGTCCGGGTCGAGGTGTCCGGCGTACAGCGCGTGCCCGGCGTGGTTCCACGCCAGTACGTCGCTGTACCGGCCCGTGACCACCACGGGCACCTCCGAGAGCACACCCAGGAGTTGGGCGACCGCGGGTGAGACCCGTTCCGGCGCCGGGCGGCGCGTTCGGGGCCGGCGCCGCGCTCCGGCGGACAGCTCCCGCAGGTGCCGTCGTTCGGCCTCGCTCAGCCGCAGTGCCTGGGCGATCGCGTCCAGGACGTCCGGGGAGGCCTGGGACTGCCCCTGCTCCAGCCGCGCGTAGTACGACTCGCTCACCCCGGCGAGCCGGGCCAGTTCCTCGCGCCGCAGTCCCGGCACGCGACGGCGTTCGCCGTACGTGACCACGCCGAGGTCCTCGGGCCGCAGCTGCGAGCGGCGCACCCGCAGGAACTCACCCAGCTGTCGTTTTCCGTCCATGCGCCGAGTATTGGGCTCCCCCGCGAGGGCCAACCACACCCTGATCGGGATACCCGAGGGCTCAGCGCTCGGTGAACGTCACCTCGGCCGTGGCGTGCGCGGCGTCCCGGTGGGTGGCGACGGACAGGTCGGCGCGGTCGTCGCGGGGCGTCCCGCGGGCCAGCAGGTGTTCGCCGGCGAAGACGGGGCTGCGCAGCCGGTAGGAAAGGGAACGGACCTGCCGGGAGGGGGCGTCGCGGCGCACCAGTTCCAGCATCAGGAGGGCCAGGAGCGGGCCGTGCACGACGAGCCCGGGATAGCCCTCGACGTCCCGGGCGTAGGGCGCGTCGTAGTGGATGCGGTGGGCGTTCGCGGTGAGCGCGCTGAACCGGAACAGCAGGGTCGGGTCGGGGTGCAGGGGAAGGTGCCAGTGGCCGTCCGGCCGGGGTGCCGCCGAGGGGTCGAGCGCCGCCCGGGTGTGGGGAGTCGAGGTGCGGCCGGAACGGTAGACGAGGTCCTGTTCCTCGACGAGACAGGTGCGGCCGCGCTGGCGGAGTTCGTGGCGCTGGGTCACGAAGAGGAGCTCGCCGCTCCTGCCCCGTTTGGCGGTCACGGCCCCCAGGCTGCTGACGCGCTCGGCGCGCTCGCCCAGGCGCAGCGGCTCCTCGACCGTGCACCGCCCTCCGGCGACCATCCGCTGCCGGTCGGGGACCGGCGGGAGGAAGTGCCCATGCCGGGGGTGGCCGTCGACTCCGAGGTCCCGCTGGGCCGGCCAGCGCAGGAAGTGGAGCCAGTGCCACAGGGGCGGCAGGGGGTCGCCGGTGGTGGCGGCGGGTGCGGGCTCGTCCAGGAGGGTCGACAGCGCGGCGACCGGGGCGGCGGACAGGTCGTCCACGTCGGTCACCGCCTCGGGGGCCCACGTCTCCACGTAGGAGCGGAGCGGGCCTGGGGTGCGGTGCATTCCTCCATCATGTGCGCAGATGAACGAAGTTGGACAATAGAAGGTTCTGATGCGTCTATAGCCCGCCGGTATGAGAGCCCGGTCCGCCCGGTCAGCTTCCCCGGCTCGCTCGGCCCCGCCGGCCCTGTCTGCCGTATCGGCTCTCCCGGCTCCCCCGCCCCGCTCGCACCTCACTCCCCCTCGGTCGCCACGCCCTGTGCGTGCAACTGTGCGGCGGGCCATCTGCCCTCGTGTACGGCCGTGCGGACCTGGCGGGTCAGCTCGCGGGCGACGACCTCGACGGCCGGTGGGGTACGCCCCGTCCTCGGCATCCCGAGGACGATCGAGCGCCACACGTCCGGCTCGGTCAGCGGCGCGGCGCTCAGGGTGCTCGTGGCGACGTCCTCGGCGATGCCCACGCCCGGCAGGATCGTCCAGCCGTGACCGGCGAGGACGAGCCGCTTCTGTACCCGCATGGAGTTGGTCTGCACGGCCACGTCCAGCTTCGCTCCGGCACGGGCGGCGGCCGCGTCGATGAGGCTGCGCAGCGCGTGACCGGCCGTGGGCATCACCAGCGGGTGGGCGGCCACCCGCGCGAAGGGAACAGGCCGGTCGCGGCGCAGGCCGCCGTCCGGCGGCGCGACGGCCCACAGGTGCTCGCGGACGAGGGGATGGGCGTTCAGCGACGGGGTGCTGGCCAGGTTGTAGAGCAGGCTCAGGTCCAGGTCGCCGTCGTCGAGCCACTGCTGGAGATGGCCGGAGTACGCGGTCATCAGGCGCAGTTCGATGCCGGGCCGGCCGCGGGCGAGGGCGGACACCAGCGGCTCCGCCAGCAGGTCGGTCGCGCTCTCCAGGAGACCCACGGTCACGATGCCGGTGACCGCCCCCGGGGCCGGCTGGATCTCGGCGCGGGCCCGCTCCAGTTCGTTCAGGGCGCGGCGGGCGCGTTCGACCATGAGGGTGCCGGCCTCGGTGGGGCGCATGCCCTGGCGGGTGCGCTCGAACAGGGCGACGCCGAGTTCCTCCTCCAGCGTGCGGATCTGCCGGGTGACCGCGGGCTGGACCAGGTGCAGCAGTTCCGCCGCCCGCGTGACGCTGCCGACCTCGGCGACGGTCACGAGCGCCTTGAGCTGCTTCACGTCCACCGCCGCCTCCCGTGCATCCGTTGCCCCCGCACGCGCCTCCGCACCTTCGGCGGCGCCCTCATCCGTATCCGTATCCGCATCCAGCATGGAGCCATCAGGTCTTGCTATTTCACCGAGGCCTCCATGAGCGACCATGATGGCATCACGGCCGCGTCGCCGCGGTCTCCCGGCCAGCCTCTGGAGGTCGCCCCATGACCGAGCTCTCCGAAGCGCTTCCGCTCTCCGGTATCACCGTCGTCAGCGTCGAGCAGGCGGTGGCGGCGCCCTACGCCACCCGTCAGCTGGCCGACCTCGGCGCCCGGGTGATCAAGGTGGAACGCCCGGGAGGCGGCGACTTCGCCCGTCGCTACGACACCACCGTGCACGGCGAGTCCAGCTACTTCGTATGGCTCAACCGCTCCAAGGAGTCCCTGACCCTGGACCTGAAGTCGGCCCGGGGCCGGGACGTTCTGGAACGGCTCCTCGCCGGCGCCGACGTCTTCGTACAGAACCTGGCGCCGGGCGCGGCCGCCCGGCTCGGGCTGGACGCCCCGGCGTTGCGGGAGCGGTACCCGTCTCTGATCCCGTGCACCATCTCCGGATACGGGACCAGCGGGCCCTGGGCCGATCGCAAGGCCTACGACCTGCTCGTGCAGTGCCAGACCGGGCTGGTCTCCCTGACGGGGAACGAGCACGGGTCCGCCCGGGCCGGGGTGTCGATCGCCGACATCGCGGCCGGGATGTACGCCTACTCGGGCGTTCTCACCGCCCTGTTCACGCGCGCCACCACGGGAGTCGCCCGCGCAGTGGAGGTCTCGCTGTTCGAGGCGCTGGCGGAGTGGATGGGACAGCCGGCGTACTACACACGCCACGGCGGCACCCAGCCGCCACGGCTCGGCACCCAGCACGCCACCATCGCCCCGTACGGCGCCTACCCCGCGGCCGACGGCAAGGACGTGCTCTTCTCGATCCAGAACGAGCGCGAATGGGCCGCGCTGTGCGAGCGGTTCCTGGGGCGCCCGGACCTCGTCGACGACCCGCGTTTCGCCACCGGCTCGGACCGCGTGTCCCACCGGGAGGAGCTGAACACGATCGTGGCCGAGCGGTTCCGCACGCTGGACAGTCAGGAGGCGATGAAGCTGCTGGACGCGGCGGCCATCGCCAACTCCGGTGTGAACACGGTCGAGGAGTTCCTCACCCACCCCGTACTCGAGGAGCGCGACCGCTGGCAGGACGTACGACTGCCCGGGGGCGCGGGGCCGGTGCCCGCGCTGCTGCCGCCCGTCGACCTGGCCGGGGTCACTCCCCGTATGGACGCCGTTCCCGCCGTCGGCGAGCACACCGACACGATCCTGGCCGCGCTGGGACACAGCGCGGCCGACATCGACGCCCTCCGGGCCGACGGCGTCGTCTGAATCCCCGGCCCGGCGCTTCCTCTCTCCTCCTCGCCCGTCCCCCAAGGAGCGGCACAGCATGAGCACTCTCGACATCCTGTCCGAGGACGAGCGGCTCGTCGTCGCCGCCGTGCGCGAGTTCGTCGACAAGGACGTCAAGCCGGTCGTCCGAGAACTCGAGCACACCGACACCTACCCCGAAGCCCTGATCGAGCGGATGAAGAAGCTCGGGGTCTTCGGACTCGCCGTCCCCGAGGAGTACGGCGGTACACCGGTCTCCACCTCCTGCTATGTGTTCGTCACGGAGGAACTCGCCCGCGGCTGGATGAGCCTGGCGGGCGCGATGGGCGGCCACACCGTGGTGGCCAAACTGCTGCTGCACTTCGGCACCGAGGAGCAGAAGCGCCGCTGGCTGCCGCGGCTGGCCACCGGCGAGGTCCGGGCGACGATGGCTCTGACCGAACCCGGCGGCGGGTCCGACCTCCAGGCGATGCGGACTCTCGCCCGCAGGACCGCGGACGGCTATGTGGTCAACGGCTCGAAGACGTGGATCACCAACTCGCGGCGGTCCGGGCTGATCGCCCTGCTGTGCAAGACCGATCCGGACACCACCCCCGCCCACCGGGGCATCTCCGTCCTCCTCGTCGAGCACGGCCCCGGGCTCACCGTCTCCCGCGACCTGCCGAAACTCGGCTACAAGGGCGTCGAGAGCTGCGAGCTGTCCTTCGAGGACCACCGCGTGCCGGCCGACGCCGTCCTGGGCGGAGTCGAGGGCGAAGGGTTCGCCCAGATGATGAAGGGGCTGGAGACCGGGCGGCTCCAGGTCGCCGCCCGAGCTCTCGGCGTCGGCCGGGCGGCCCTGGAGGACTCGCTCGCGTACGCACAGGAACGGGAGTCCTTCGGCAAGCCCATCTGGCAGCACCAGTCGATCGGCAACTACCTCGCGGACATGGCCACGTCCCTCTCCGCCGCGCGCCACCTCACCCTGCACGCCGCGCGCGAGGCCGACGCCGGCCGGCGCGTGGACATGGAGGCGGGCATGGCCAAGCTGTTCGCCTCCGAGACCGCCATGCAGATCGCCCTCAACGCCGTACGCATCCACGGGGGTTACGGCTACTCGACCGAGTTCGACGTGGAGCGCTACTTCCGGGACGCCCCGCTGATGATCGTCGGCGAGGGCACCAACGAGATCCAGCGCAACGTGATCGCGCGCCAGCTCGTCAAGCGGGGTGGGCTGGACGCGTGAGCCGGTCCCGCCCCGCCCGCGAGCCGGTCAGGACCCGGCCCTGGCTCGCCACCTCCAGCGTCGCCAGGTCACGCACCGCGAAGCGGAGGTGCTCGCACTCCTCGTCCATCACCACCTCCAGGCAGCTGCCGACCGTGTGTGTCTCCTCGGGGTAGCCGGGCGCGGGCGTCCGTGTGCAGGGCCGTTCGAGCTCGGAGTCGGTGAGAGCGTCGACCAGGCCGCGTATCAGCGCCATGCGGTCGGCGCGCGCCGACATCGCCTCCGCGAACGACGGACGCGCGGCCAGGTCGATGCCGAGGGCCGCCGCGTCCGCGCGCGGATACGCGGTCTGGGGGACGCCGAGCGGGTGGTACGGCAGGGGCTCGTCGAGGACCGTACGACACGCCCAGGCGTCGGTGACGAAGACGAGGTGGCGCAGGGTCTCGACGAACGACCACTCGTCGTCGACCCGTTGGTGGTGGGCCGCATCGGGCAGCCGCTCGGCGCGGGCGACCGCGTCCGACCACAGCCGCTCGATCGTGTCCCACATCGCGCGGTGGTCGTCGGCCGTCCGCATGCCCCGCAACTGCACGCGTTCGGGGTGTCGTCGGTCCAGCTCGGCGGCCACGAACGCGGTGACGTCGACGCCGTTGACGACGAAGTTGCTGACGTGACCGGACACGTCGACGTCGACGAGCCACGAATCGACGATCTTGACCCGGCTCAGGTCGCAGTCGACGAAGGTCGTCGCGGTGAGGTCGGCGACCGCGAAGCGCGCACCGCGGAGCGCGTCCGTGTGGTCGCTGTCGTACTCCCCCGCCGACCACCGGTGCGGACCGTACTGTGCCGCTGCCATGGGCGGGCCCCTACTCGATGCCGTCGAGGAGGACGAGCACGCGCCGGGTGAGCAGGGTGGCGGCGTGCTCGTCGTACGACGGCAGGCTGTTGTCGGCGAACAGGTGCTGCTTGCCGGGGTAGAGGAACAGTTCGGCGGCGTCGGGGGCCGATTCGACGAGGGCGCGGGCCGCGTCGAGGTCGCCCTCGTCGACGAAGTACTCGTCCGCCTCCATACCGTGGATCTGGACCGGGACCTCCTGCGGCCAGTCGCCGCCGAACTCCGAGGCCGGGACGCAGGAGTGGAACAGCAGCGCGCCCTTCGCGCCGGTCCGGGTCTGGGCGAGGTACTGCGCAGGCAGGACGCCCAGCGAGAAACCGGCGTACACCAGCTCGGCGGGCAGCTCGGCCGCGGCGGCCCGGCCG is a window of Streptomyces mirabilis DNA encoding:
- a CDS encoding helix-turn-helix domain-containing protein → MDGKRQLGEFLRVRRSQLRPEDLGVVTYGERRRVPGLRREELARLAGVSESYYARLEQGQSQASPDVLDAIAQALRLSEAERRHLRELSAGARRRPRTRRPAPERVSPAVAQLLGVLSEVPVVVTGRYSDVLAWNHAGHALYAGHLDPDGPDRPGDRPNMARLVFLDAHTRDLYADWPAKARAVVGTLRLASGQYPDDPALASLVGELTLNSAEFTAMWADHRVKTSDVAVYAMRHPLVGAMDVTQQTLHTEHGQYVVVATTEADSPSRAAMTLLTHSTAAAGPSAVRPKTIAKETAKEA
- a CDS encoding LysR family transcriptional regulator, producing MDVKQLKALVTVAEVGSVTRAAELLHLVQPAVTRQIRTLEEELGVALFERTRQGMRPTEAGTLMVERARRALNELERARAEIQPAPGAVTGIVTVGLLESATDLLAEPLVSALARGRPGIELRLMTAYSGHLQQWLDDGDLDLSLLYNLASTPSLNAHPLVREHLWAVAPPDGGLRRDRPVPFARVAAHPLVMPTAGHALRSLIDAAAARAGAKLDVAVQTNSMRVQKRLVLAGHGWTILPGVGIAEDVATSTLSAAPLTEPDVWRSIVLGMPRTGRTPPAVEVVARELTRQVRTAVHEGRWPAAQLHAQGVATEGE
- a CDS encoding CaiB/BaiF CoA transferase family protein produces the protein MTELSEALPLSGITVVSVEQAVAAPYATRQLADLGARVIKVERPGGGDFARRYDTTVHGESSYFVWLNRSKESLTLDLKSARGRDVLERLLAGADVFVQNLAPGAAARLGLDAPALRERYPSLIPCTISGYGTSGPWADRKAYDLLVQCQTGLVSLTGNEHGSARAGVSIADIAAGMYAYSGVLTALFTRATTGVARAVEVSLFEALAEWMGQPAYYTRHGGTQPPRLGTQHATIAPYGAYPAADGKDVLFSIQNEREWAALCERFLGRPDLVDDPRFATGSDRVSHREELNTIVAERFRTLDSQEAMKLLDAAAIANSGVNTVEEFLTHPVLEERDRWQDVRLPGGAGPVPALLPPVDLAGVTPRMDAVPAVGEHTDTILAALGHSAADIDALRADGVV
- a CDS encoding acyl-CoA dehydrogenase family protein, whose product is MSTLDILSEDERLVVAAVREFVDKDVKPVVRELEHTDTYPEALIERMKKLGVFGLAVPEEYGGTPVSTSCYVFVTEELARGWMSLAGAMGGHTVVAKLLLHFGTEEQKRRWLPRLATGEVRATMALTEPGGGSDLQAMRTLARRTADGYVVNGSKTWITNSRRSGLIALLCKTDPDTTPAHRGISVLLVEHGPGLTVSRDLPKLGYKGVESCELSFEDHRVPADAVLGGVEGEGFAQMMKGLETGRLQVAARALGVGRAALEDSLAYAQERESFGKPIWQHQSIGNYLADMATSLSAARHLTLHAAREADAGRRVDMEAGMAKLFASETAMQIALNAVRIHGGYGYSTEFDVERYFRDAPLMIVGEGTNEIQRNVIARQLVKRGGLDA
- a CDS encoding DinB family protein; this translates as MAAAQYGPHRWSAGEYDSDHTDALRGARFAVADLTATTFVDCDLSRVKIVDSWLVDVDVSGHVSNFVVNGVDVTAFVAAELDRRHPERVQLRGMRTADDHRAMWDTIERLWSDAVARAERLPDAAHHQRVDDEWSFVETLRHLVFVTDAWACRTVLDEPLPYHPLGVPQTAYPRADAAALGIDLAARPSFAEAMSARADRMALIRGLVDALTDSELERPCTRTPAPGYPEETHTVGSCLEVVMDEECEHLRFAVRDLATLEVASQGRVLTGSRAGRDRLTRPAHPA
- a CDS encoding dienelactone hydrolase family protein; translated protein: MAEVLLFHHALGLTPGVHAFAESLRGAGHAVHVPDLYEGRVFENLEEGGAHAQGIGFGTLVERGRAAAAELPAELVYAGFSLGVLPAQYLAQTRTGAKGALLFHSCVPASEFGGDWPQEVPVQIHGMEADEYFVDEGDLDAARALVESAPDAAELFLYPGKQHLFADNSLPSYDEHAATLLTRRVLVLLDGIE